Proteins encoded by one window of bacterium:
- a CDS encoding GDP-mannose 4,6-dehydratase — MPADAPILVTGAAGFIGRWVVRHLLRETDGGAPIVGLDDLSNGSRENLAEFEHEPRLHEFIEADIRDIDTLTRLFAKHRFGAVFHLAARINVQESIDDPRRTFETDVTATFELLELARAVGSRVVMVSTCMVYERSLRETGIREDDPVKPASPYAAAKLAGEHLALGHFHAYGLPVAVLRPFNTYGPYQKSSGEGGVVAIFCERALAGEPLSIYGDGTQTRDFLYVTDCARFIVEAGMHPAATGRVLNAGLGEDISINDLARLVGGPGASIEHVAHIHPQSEIMKLRCDRSLARELVGWEPRVGLAEGIRATRDWIASRRGAA; from the coding sequence ATGCCGGCTGACGCGCCGATTCTCGTCACCGGCGCCGCCGGGTTCATCGGCCGCTGGGTCGTGCGTCACCTGCTGCGCGAAACGGACGGCGGCGCGCCGATCGTCGGCCTGGACGATCTGTCGAACGGCAGCCGCGAAAACCTCGCCGAATTCGAGCACGAACCGCGCCTTCACGAGTTCATCGAGGCCGATATCCGCGATATCGACACGCTGACGCGCCTTTTCGCCAAACATCGCTTCGGCGCGGTGTTTCACCTGGCCGCGCGCATCAACGTGCAGGAGTCGATCGACGATCCGCGCCGCACGTTTGAAACCGACGTCACCGCGACCTTCGAGCTGCTGGAGCTTGCCCGCGCGGTCGGGTCGCGCGTCGTCATGGTCAGCACGTGCATGGTGTACGAGCGCAGCCTGCGCGAAACGGGCATCCGCGAGGACGATCCGGTCAAGCCCGCGTCGCCCTACGCGGCGGCCAAACTCGCGGGCGAGCACCTGGCGCTCGGGCACTTTCACGCGTACGGCCTGCCGGTGGCCGTGTTGCGCCCGTTCAACACCTACGGCCCGTACCAGAAATCGAGCGGCGAGGGCGGCGTGGTGGCGATCTTCTGCGAGCGCGCGCTTGCCGGGGAGCCGCTTTCGATTTACGGCGACGGAACGCAGACGCGCGATTTTCTCTACGTCACGGATTGCGCGCGTTTCATCGTGGAGGCGGGGATGCATCCCGCCGCGACCGGCCGCGTGCTGAACGCGGGGCTTGGCGAGGATATCTCGATCAACGATCTCGCGCGGCTCGTCGGCGGTCCGGGCGCGTCGATCGAGCACGTGGCGCACATCCACCCGCAAAGCGAAATCATGAAATTGCGCTGCGACCGCTCGCTTGCGCGCGAGCTTGTCGGATGGGAGCCGCGCGTCGGGCTTGCCGAGGGGATTCGCGCCACGCGCGACTGGATCGCCTCGCGCCGGGGGGCGGCATGA